The Leishmania major strain Friedlin complete genome, chromosome 28 genome includes a region encoding these proteins:
- a CDS encoding putative DNA polymerase kappa, whose protein sequence is MSVEHSSSAPTCSPPSDVRTEDGHLLSLIHRRAALTATAVSPESPRTLSPLPPVPTTPVGTPPTTLVLSAAHTPLRGTTTSGSDHEYSSNSSGRVKDCDNGAHSSVPASSGSSSHAAAPHGSAHSFFRPNPASTNVTTAPRVVYFDDRKAGLRSAEKEKTEALIKELSKNSSFYVNEERKAQQRQRQVEGLLVKTRQYEASVRSHPDVFRQLQRDVADLEAIFESHRSFDSIYVHMDMDMFFAAVEMKKNPQYAEVPLGIGSMSMLSTTNYVARKYGVQSGMPGFIGMRLCPQLVIVPTDFAACRVESAKFKGVVREYDPDAQLLGMDEVMMCLDDYLAHHHVDVTTHAGRFDVAERVIEECRRRIAEATGLTVSAGIAPTPTLAKMASNYKKPNGQFAVRLFSREAVINYLASIPVRQVPGIGKSRESILAGLGIRTLGEVYEQRHRLFYILTRKTYEFLLASSIGIGGMYDSRETAPSSSAGATTGKTVAAMDGASNEDDWGRKSVGHERTFYKLMNRMALQAIAYKNLRRSQETLVEEGLLCSQVVLKLKHHSFHVKQHSKSLNVYTDDHEVLRRALDELLLPVMDDFAEFRLLGVRLEKLRRRPQSDGAGGAATLTVKSAAEAESTPLTLNHFFTRQLANSAYSGRRRQQQQPFTQRKRPRGTGDGGAEDSSDADLDNSDDEDVAVLIVSSESQLTDVEEVKGSVMSSTAPSPLSHRSTGAAERPKEMRDEEVVGDDSADDNVFIVE, encoded by the coding sequence ATGAGTGTGGAGCATAGTTCAAGTGCGCCGACATGCTCACCCCCTTCTGACGTGCGGACAGAAGATGGGCATCTCCTGTCGCTCATCCAtcgccgcgccgctctcACTGCAACGGCTGTGTCGCCTGAGTCACCGCGAACGCTGTCCCCTTTGCCGCCCGTACCAACGACCCCGGTAGGGACTCCTCCGACAACGCTGGTGTTGTCCGCCGCGCATACCCCTCTCCGCGGTACGAcgaccagcggcagcgaccacGAGTACtcgagcaacagcagcggccgtgTGAAGGACTGCGATAACGGCGCGCACAGCTCAGTGCCGGCGTCGagcggcagctcctcgcATGCCGCGGCCCCGCATGGGTCTGCGCACAGTTTCTTCCGGCCGAACCCCGCCAGCACCAATGTCACAACGGCGCCAAGGGTTGTGTACTTTGACGACAGAAAAGCTGGCCTTCGCTCAGCtgaaaaggagaagacggaggCCCTCATCAAGGAGCTCTCCAAGAACTCTAGCTTCTATGTAAACGAAGAGcgcaaggcgcagcagcggcagcggcaggttGAGGGGCTTCTGGTGAAGACGCGGCAGTACGAagcgagcgtgcgcagccACCCTGACGTGTTCCGCCAGCTACAGCGTGACGTGGCAGACCTTGAGGCCATCTTTGAGTCGCATCGCAGCTTCGACTCCATATACGTCCACATGGACATGGACATGTtcttcgccgctgtcgagATGAAAAAGAACCCGCAGTACGCAGAGGTGCCGCTCGGTATCGGTAGCATGTCGATGCTGTCCACAACAAACTACGTTGCCCGGAAATACGGCGTGCAATCCGGGATGCCAGGCTTTATTGGCATGCGACTGTGCCCTCAGCTCGTCATTGTGCCCACCGACTTCGCCGCGTGCAGAGTCGAGTCCGCCAAGTTCAAGGGTGTGGTGCGAGAGTACGACCCCGATGCGCAACTGCTCGGCATGGACGAGGTCATGATGTGCCTCGATGACTACCTCGCACATCATCACGTGGACGTCACAACGCACGCGGGGCGCTTTGATGTTGCAGAGAGGGTCATCGAGGAGTGCCGCCGACGCATCGCCGAGGCAACCGGCCTCACCGTCAGCGCCGGGatcgcgccgacgccgacgctggCGAAAATGGCGTCCAACTATAAAAAGCCGAATGGGCAGTTCGCCGTTCGCCTCTTCAGCCGCGAAGCCGTGATAAACTATCTTGCCAGCATCCCCGTGCGCCAGGTGCCCGGCATCGGCAAGTCGCGGGAGAGCATCCTCGCCGGGCTTGGGATACGCACACTTGGTGAGGTGtacgagcagcggcatcgcctCTTCTACATCCTGACGCGGAAGACGTACGAATTTCTTCTCGCCTCGTCCATCGGCATCGGTGGCATGTACGACTCGCGGGAGACGGCGCCGTCTTCGTCCGCCGGTGCGACTACCGGCAAGACGGTCGCTGCAATGGATGGTGCGTCGAACGAGGACGACTGGGGACGCAAATCGGTAGGTCATGAACGCACCTTCTACAAACTGATGAATCGCATGGCGTTGCAGGCGATCGCGTACAAGAACCTGCGCCGGTCGCAAGAGACCCTCGTAGAGGAGGGCCTCCTCTGCTCGCAGGTGGTGCTGAAGCTGAAGCACCACAGCTTTCACGTGAAGCAGCACAGCAAGTCACTCAACGTATATACGGACGACCACGAAGTCCTGCGGCGGGCGCTTGACGAGTTACTCTTGCCAGTGATGGACGATTTTGCCGAATTTCGGCTGCTTGGCGTGCGGCTGGAAAAACTCCGGCGGCGACCCCAaagcgacggcgccggcggcgctgccacgctgACGGTGAAGTCGGCTGCCGAGGCAGAATCGACTCCACTCACACTGAACCACTTTTTTACTCGTCAGCTCGCAAACAGCGCATATTCagggcggcgccgacagcagcagcagccgttcACTCAGCGAAAGCGCCCCCGTggcaccggcgacggcggtgcagagGACAGTAGCGATGCCGATCTCGacaacagcgacgacgaagacgtcGCCGTGCTCATCGTATCCTCCGAGAGCCAGCTGacggacgtggaggaggtgaaagGCTCCGTGATGAGCTCCACCGCGCCGTCTCCGCTCTCCCATCGTTCTACGGGTGCAGCCGAAAGGCCGAAGGAGATGCGCGACGAAGAAGTGGTCGGCGATGACAGCGCTGACGATAACGTATTCATCGTGGAATGA
- a CDS encoding putative DNA polymerase kappa: MSPAPRGRYSDSHTEEIAADCAALEDHGRDAPQDSHHPQNHAGMNGAQHYDHRSAGKLNFDASKAGLQQVDKDYVEHVIQEASKGSAFYQKEQRLEETRRRKAEELLEKAKTFDSISAAEKQRIKAMVDTMVDELEATRDLRRRYIHIDMDMFYAAVEEKKTPSLRGKPFGVGSQQMLSTTNYIARQYGVRSGMPGFIGKKLCPELIIVPNDFPAYQREAARVHSIASRYDAQFVSVGLDELTMDVTKYLQEFPAVSASDIAHDFRDEVFLKTQLTSSGGIGPTSILAKIASNVNKPNGQHEITLLTREEVINYVRDIPLRKIPGIGYAQEMTLGALHIHTCGGLLEHKYLLAYLFREKTLAHYLSVGLGLAETFSLRKHQARQSVGKETSFSEPLPSPEAFTRLFRKLLEQCHVRCVRDHLQPRKMTLVLKYRTYDTEQFSVTLPSHTNDLKVWLEASQKLLEPHLLHYAELRLIGVRLQRFTDIDDDHAGLNSTRDALTGALTEPLQVNDDLDMDADDADRDAEKSGIAAKQSDPYGESPAQPTAAHKRRIPVSKFLTDPNIPKARPAEPAAVPAKAAKPARRRTKPSKRKLHKKK, from the coding sequence ATGTCGCCTGCCCCGCGAGGTCGCTACAGCGACTCGCACACGGAGGAAATCGCGGCGGACTGCGCCGCCCTCGAAGATCACGGCCGCGACGCGCCGCAGGACTCGCATCATCCGCAGAACCACGCCGGCATGAACGGTGCACAGCACTATGAccaccgcagcgctggcAAACTCAACTTTGATGCCTCGAAGGCAGGGCTTCAGCAAGTAGATAAAGACTACGTCGAGCACGTCATTCAGGAGGCGTCGAAGGGGTCTGCGTTCTACCAAAAGGAGCAGCGGCTCGAGGAGACGCGGCGTCGCAaagccgaggagctgctggagaaggccaAGACATTCGActccatcagcgccgccgagAAGCAGCGGATCAAGGCCATGGTAGACACCATGGTGGACGAGCTCGAGGCGACGCGCGATCTCCGGCGCCGGTACATCCACATCGACATGGACATGTTCTAcgctgcggtggaggagaagaagacgccgtcgctgagaGGCAAGCCCTTCGGCGTCGGCTCTCAGCAGATGCTCTCCACGACAAACTACATTGCGCGGCAGTACGGTGTGCGCTCTGGCATGCCCGGCTTCATCGGCAAGAAGCTCTGCCCTGAGCTCATTATCGTGCCAAACGACTTCCCAGCCTACCAGCGAgaggcggcgcgggtgcACAGCATCGCCTCCCGCTACGATGCGCAGTTCGTCAGCGTCGGCCTCGATGAACTGACGATGGACGTGACAAAGTACCTGCAGGAGTTCCCGGCCGTTTCAGCCTCTGACATCGCCCACGACTTCCGCGACGAGGTGTTCCTCAAGACACAGCTTacaagcagcggcggcatcggACCCACGTCGATTCTCGCGAAGATTGCGAGTAACGTCAACAAGCCCAATGGTCAGCACGAGATCACGCTGCTGACGCGAGAGGAAGTTATCAACTACGTGCGCGACATTCCGCTGCGCAAGATCCCTGGCATCGGCTACGCGCAAGAGATGACACTCGGTGCGCTGCACATCCACACCTGCGGCGGCCTCCTGGAGCACAAGTACCTCCTAGCCTACCTGTTCCGAGAAAAGACTCTGGCGCACTACCTCAGTGTTGGACTGGGGCTGGCAGAGACGTTCTCGCTGCGCAAGCATCAGGCACGGCAGTCGGTTGGTAAGGAAACGTCGTTTAGCGAGCCACTGCCCTCGCCAGAGGCCTTCACTCGACTCTTCCGCAAGCTGCTTGAGCAGTGCCATGTCCGCTGCGTTCGCGATCACCTGCAGCCTCGCAAGATGACACTGGTTCTCAAGTATCGCACCTATGACACGGAGCAGTTCAGTGTGACGCTCCCGAGCCACACAAACGACCTCAAGGTGTGGCTCGAGGCCTCGCAGAAGCTGCTGGAGCCGCATCTTCTGCACTATGCCGAGCTCCGCCTGATCGGCGTCCGCCTGCAGCGCTTCACAGATATTGATGATGACCATGCTGGCCTCAACAGCACCCGCGATGCCTTGACGGGCGCCTTGACAGAACCGCTTCAAGTGAATGACGACTTAGATATGGATGCCGACGATGCCGACCGTGACGCTGAGAAGAGCGGGATAGCTGCGAAGCAGTCAGACCCGTATGGAGAGTCGCCGGCGCAGCCTACCGCAGCGCACAAGCGCAGGATTCCCGTCTCGAAGTTCCTGACGGATCCAAACATCCCGAAAGCCCGCCCTGCAGAGCCCGCTGCGGTGCCCGCCAAGGCCGCCAAGccggcgcgcaggcgcacgaAGCCGTCGAAGCGAAAGCTGCACAAAAAGAAGTGA
- a CDS encoding putative DNA polymerase kappa has translation MFYAAVEEKLDPSLRERPFAVGSYAMLTPSNYIARAYGVRSGMPGFIAKKLCPSLWIRPPHFDLYRREAAEVRVMGALYDPHYVAVGLDELTMDVTDYLRAHQDRSAQDVCAEFRRRVEAATQLTCSGGIAHTAAFAKLASNVNKPNGQHILTLRTREEVLAHVRDMPVRDVPGIGFATEQRLHALGVVTCKDFLARKAELCYLFREKTFAFLPLGGPRTRAHPRRSLQRGARSRRGTAERGGGNEAQLCGTFEITSSSCIGQSIALCAQGGRSRSPCAEVDWEVCHPGARCA, from the coding sequence ATGTTCTACGCTGCAGTAGAGGAGAAGCTCGACCCGtcgctgcgcgagcggcCGTTCGCTGTCGGCAGCTATGCCATGCTGACCCCAAGCAACTACATTGCTCGGGCGTACGGTGTGCGCTCGGGCATGCCAGGCTTTATAGCGAAGAAGCTCTGTCCTTCTTTGTGGATACGTCCACCGCACTTTGACCTGTACCGCCGCGAGGCCGCCGAGGTGCGCGTCATGGGCGCTCTGTACGATCCCCACTACGTCGCCGTAGGGCTCGATGAGCTAACTATGGACGTCACCGACTACCTTCGCGCGCACCAGGATCGCTCTGCCCAGGATGTGTGCGCGGagttccgccgccgcgtcgaggcggcgacgcagctgaCGTGCAGCGGAGGGATCGCCCACACAGCGGCCTTCGCAAAGCTGGCCAGCAACGTGAACAAGCCGAATGGGCAGCACATTCTAACGCTGCGCACACGTGAGGAGGTGCTAGCTCACGTCCGTGATATGCCGGTACGCGATGTGCCAGGGATCGGCTTTGCAAccgagcagcggctgcacgccCTCGGTGTAGTCACGTGCAAGGACTTTCTCGCGCGGAAGGCGGAACTGTGCTACTTGTTTCGCGAGAAGACATTCGCGTTTTTACCTCTCGGTGGGCCTAGGACTCGTGCGCACCCACGTCGATCGCTCCAACGCGGAGCgagaagccgccgcggcaccgccgagcgtggcggcggcaacgaagCCCAGCTCTGCGGCACATTCGAAATCACGTCTTCCTCGTGCATCGGCCAGTCCATCGCCCTCTGCGCTCAGGGCGGTCGTTCCAGATCACCGTGCGCAGAAGTCGACTGGGAAGTGTGTCACCCTGGCGCGCGGTGTGCCTAA
- a CDS encoding putative ATPase — MASNSHSSDAAASSAPTRSPLEQVHLLLVSLLRWWPYAPHERIPSILLCGPTSNGKSRLVHRVADAANACTDTAMEEVVRVSEKEQGQAVPRGVSADGTAAPTPTSALFHEQHRTHVVTVIPPIAKAVAVHNAYDGTTGLRRLLRRTVYDACVEYRRESATNSRSANGKPTTTTPPTEIAVLLVLDHMECYLQREDAYIHDSSSSGTADSMTRQSCGVGEPSRDGTSAQSMNTLYPALFADLYTVLRSSPPLFSQHECATLHLARLVSVALFTGGLDEVPPVVRHRYVDYAVALPTPTEAVRRAFFLPYATTCAAGQAPPPLSLPMVDALALRTGGVSYGGLQEVLCLALDYCAVSPSRLSLSPSSASGAVECDEQVASAAAQAILQAYISSGSVTALEYRCSAGFVDVQATRWDDIAGMAHVKETLKRLITNPIRHRDTYRRFRVRPSTGVLLHGPPGTGKTMLAKAMATELNASFVYIDLPKLVQAEVGESERRLQEYFDVARERSPSLVFMDEVQAAFGLRYANAAEVHRRRPRSSAADGGGRDEGASTASTATAHDARLVSHLLRLLDAAQQDEEHFVLFVGATNVLHLLDPLLLRAGRLDTLLEVPPPDAAARKSLVRRVVYGEWAHWLCERESDTPLVSADGDSVAAAGPIDATQLENLRTALVEAFVRRSDGLSGAEVRNFTSVFGLQLARAVSRNLEATQDAVVNEALDCTTTTQGPRTGQRKGQLCLRRAITAFLATSGETEAGLSCDALALLDDAHKKCAV, encoded by the coding sequence ATGGCGAGTAATAGTCACAGCAgtgacgccgcagcgtcaTCCGCACCAACCCGCTCGCCCCTAGAACAGGTGCACCTTCTGCTCGTCTCGCTCCTGCGCTGGTGGCCGTACGCGCCGCATGAGCGAATCCCGTCGATTCTGCTTTGTGGCCCCACCTCAAATGGGAAGAGCCGTCTCGTTCATCGTGTCGCAGACGCTGCCAATGCGTGCACAGATACcgcgatggaggaggtggtcCGCGTTTCAGAAAAAGAGCAGGGCCAAGCAGTACCTCGTGGAGTGTCAGCGGACGGCACTGCGGCACCTACGCCAACCTCAGCCTTGTTTCACGAACAACACCGCACTCATGTCGTGACGGTTATTCCTCCTATCGCCAAGGCTGTAGCAGTCCACAACGCTTACGACGGCACCACAGGGCTGCGTCGGCTGCTCCGTCGCACCGTCTATGATGCGTGTGTCGAGTACCGTCGCGAGAGCGCCACCAACTCACGTTCAGCCAATGGCAagcccaccaccaccacaccgcCGACGGAAATCGCCGTTTTGCTTGTCTTGGACCACATGGAGTGCTACCTGCAGAGAGAGGACGCGTACATtcacgacagcagcagcagcggaacCGCAGATTCGATGACGCGGCAAAGCTGCGGTGTTGGTGAACCGTCCCGGGACGGCACCAGCGCGCAGAGCATGAACACGCTCTACCCAGCCCTCTTCGCCGATCTTTACACGGtgttgcgcagcagcccgcCTCTCTTCTCGCAGCACGAGTgcgccacgctgcacctGGCGCGTCTCGTTTCCGTCGCCCTCTTCACGGGAGGGCTGGACGAGGTTCCTCCTGTTGTTCGGCACCGCTACGTCGACTACGCTGTCGCCCTGCCTACTCCaacagaggcggtgcggcgcgcgtTCTTTCTACCATACGCCACCACGTGTGCTGCTGGtcaggcgccgccgccgttgtcgctgccGATGGTGGATGCCTTGGCCCTTCGCACCGGCGGCGTGTCGTACGGAGGACTGCAGGAGGTGCTCTGCCTCGCGCTCGACTACTGCGCCGTATCGCCGTCCcgtctttccctctctccctcctccgcctcagGCGCTGTTGAGTGTGATGAGCAGGTGGCCAGTGCCGCGGCTCAGGCGATTCTCCAAGCCTACATATCTAGCGGCTCCGTCACGGCCTTGGAGtatcgctgcagcgccggcttTGTCGACGTGCAGGCAACACGGTGGGACGATATCGCTGGAATGGCGCACGTGAAGGAGACGTTGAAGCGGTTGATTACGAATCCGATTCGGCATCGCGACACGTACCGGCGCTTCCGCGTGCGCCCCTCGACCGGCGTGTTGCTCCACGGTCCTcccggcaccggcaagacGATGCTGGCCAAGGCCATGGCGACCGAGCTGAACGCCTCCTTCGTGTACATAGACCTACCCAAGCTGGTGCAGGCGGAGGTAGGCGAGTCGGAGAGGCGGCTGCAGGAGTACTTCGATGTCGCGCGCGAGCGCAGCCCCTCGCTTGTGTTCATGGACGAGGTACAAGCTGCCTTTGGGCTTCGCTACGCAAACGCTGCGGAGGTGCATCGGCGTCGACCAAGGTCATCAGCGGCTGACGGCGGTGGTCGAGACGAGGGCGCCTCTACTGCTTCCACTGCCACTGCGCACGATGCCCGCCTTGTGTCTCACCTTCTTCGCCTGCtggacgccgcgcagcaggatGAGGAGCACTTCGTCCTCTTCGTCGGCGCCACGAACGTCCTTCACTTGCTGGACCCGCTCCTTCTACGTGCCGGTCGACTGGACACGCTCTTGGAGGTGCCGCCTCCGGACGCCGCGGCTCGCAAGAGCCTCGTGCGACGCGTCGTGTACGGAGAATGGGCCCATTGGCTTTGCGAGCGAGAAAGTGATACCCCCTTGGTGAGCGCCGATGGCGActccgttgccgccgctgggcCGATCGACGCAACGCAGCTGGAAAATCTGCGCACAGCTCTCGTGGAGGCGTTTGTGCGCCGTTCCGACGgcctcagcggcgccgaggtgCGCAACTTCACGTCGGTGTTTGGTCTCCAGCTCGCACGTGCCGTAAGCCGCAACCTGGAGGCGACGCAAGACGCGGTGGTTAACGAGGCGCTGGACTGCACCACGACCACCCAGGGCCCGCGGACGGGGCAGCGCAAAGGGCAGTTGTGTCTGCGCAGAGCCATCACCGCCTTTCTTGCCACAAGCGGAGAAACCGAAGCGGGGCTCAGCTGTGATGcactggcgctgctggatgACGCTCACAAGAAGTGCGCCGTGTAG
- a CDS encoding Qa-SNARE protein: MAELQQKHTENMQTVDEARSKALRGEIDELSRETGNAAKAAKEKLDAMSKNTAKLKSVPDSVQANSAIIRIEENQYTHLVLKLTMAMAEYQRQQSANEAYYKAQTQRQIKIKYTNPDGSAIDDSTAAQLAEQVMENDTSSYIFQQSKEVLASIIETRNDIYRIEQSMRDLNQLFNDLAFLVNEQGELMDVILANVQQSTRYVAKGRAALKKARRYQKKSRKKLICVLVCGMTIVALFVVVGVLAATIKIPRATPSPPAGVRGQGRGQVSDSHAGAAKAPPVRQFTVL, from the coding sequence ATGgccgagctgcagcagaagcaCACGGAGAACATGCAGAcggtcgacgaggcgcgctcCAAGGCACTGCGCGGCGAGATCGACGAGCTGTCGCGCGAGACTGGCAACGCGGCCAAGGCGGCCAAGGAGAAGCTCGACGCGATGTCCAAGAACACGGCCAAGCTGAAGAGCGTGCCGGACAGCGTGCAGGCCAACAGCGCCATCATCCGCATCGAGGAGAACCAGTACACACACCTCGTGCTGAAGCTGACGATGGCCATGGCCGAGTACCAGCGCCAGCAGTCCGCCAACGAGGCCTACTACAAGGCgcagacgcagcggcagatcAAGATCAAGTACACCAAccccgacggcagcgccatcgacgactcgacagcggcgcagctggcagAGCAGGTGATGGAGAACGACACGTCTAGCTACATCTTCCAGCAGAGCAAGGAGGTACTCGCCTCCATCATCGAGACGCGCAACGACATCTACCGCATCGAGCAGTCCATGCGTGACCTGAACCAGCTCTTCAACGACCTGGCCTTCTTGGTGAACGAGCAGGGTGAGCTCATGGACGTGATCCTCGCCAATGTGCAGCAGAGCACCCGGTATGTGGCGAAGGGTCGTgcggcgctgaagaaggcgCGTCGGTATCAAAAGAAGAGCCGCAAGAAGCTGATTTGCGTCTTGGTGTGCGGTATGACTATAGTCGCTCTGTTTGTTGTCGTTGGTGTGCTCGCTGCCACCATCAAGATTCCACGAGCGACGCCGTCCCCCCCCGCCGGGGTGAGAGGTCAAGGGCGTGGACAGGTAAGCGACTCGCACGCGGGAGCTGCAAAAGCACCGCCGGTGCGGCAGTTTACGGTTCTGTAG
- a CDS encoding Qa-SNARE protein translates to MAELQQKHTENMQTVDEARSKALRGEIDELSRETGNAAKAAKEKLDAMSKNTAKLKSVPDSVQANSAIIRIEENQYTHLVLKLTMAMAEYQRQQSANEAYYKAQTQRQIKIKYTNPDGSAIDDSTAAQLAEQVMENDTSSYIFQQSKEVLASIIETRNDIYRIEQSMRDLNQLFNDLAFLVNEQGELMDVILANVQQSTRYVAKGRAALKKARRYQKKSRKKLRCSVLRKEYVEKTAVAYSPWQEASVQVHRHCCPEGEKWAAWED, encoded by the coding sequence ATGgccgagctgcagcagaagcaCACGGAGAACATGCAGAcggtcgacgaggcgcgctcCAAGGCACTGCGCGGCGAGATCGACGAGCTGTCGCGCGAGACTGGCAACGCGGCCAAGGCGGCCAAGGAGAAGCTCGACGCGATGTCCAAGAACACGGCCAAGCTGAAGAGCGTGCCGGACAGCGTGCAGGCCAACAGCGCCATCATCCGCATCGAGGAGAACCAGTACACACACCTCGTGCTGAAGCTGACGATGGCCATGGCCGAGTACCAGCGCCAGCAGTCCGCCAACGAGGCCTACTACAAGGCgcagacgcagcggcagatcAAGATCAAGTACACCAAccccgacggcagcgccatcgacgactcgacagcggcgcagctggcagAGCAGGTGATGGAGAACGACACGTCTAGCTACATCTTCCAGCAGAGCAAGGAGGTACTCGCCTCCATCATCGAGACGCGCAACGACATCTACCGCATCGAGCAGTCCATGCGTGACCTGAACCAGCTCTTCAACGACCTGGCCTTCTTGGTGAACGAGCAGGGTGAGCTCATGGACGTGATCCTCGCCAATGTGCAGCAGAGCACCCGGTATGTGGCGAAGGGTCGTgcggcgctgaagaaggcgCGTCGGTATCAAAAGAAGAGCCGCAAGAAGCTGCGATGCTCGGTGCTTCGCAAGGAGTATGTCGAAAAGACGGCGGTAGCTTACTCTCCTTGGCAGGAAGCCTCTGTCCAGGTGCACCGGCACTGTTGTCCGGAAGGAGAAAAGTGGGCGGCCTGGGAGGACTGA